A single genomic interval of Fructobacillus americanaquae harbors:
- a CDS encoding rod shape-determining protein, whose product MALSFGQHNVGIDLGTTNTYVYVEGKGIVLREPSVVARNTETQEVIAVGSEALDMLGRTPASIAAIRPMRDGVIADYDTTVAMISYYLTKALGGRVGKPYVTLGVPARITAVERRAVIDAARVAGARDAYVIEEPFAAAIGAGLPVMEPTGSMVVDLGGGTTDVATISLGGIVAARSTRFAGDKLNEAISSFVRNNNNLAIGEATAERLKIEVGTVSLEDAKMMEPTKARGRDLLTGLPKTIEVSAYDVATAIQDPINEVVNSIRETLESTQPEISADVIDHGMVLTGGGAQLRGLSTLIEEVTKVPVIVAEDPLDAVVKGVGESLKSLDVLQRN is encoded by the coding sequence GTGGCATTATCATTTGGACAACATAACGTTGGTATTGACTTAGGAACGACAAATACTTATGTATACGTCGAAGGAAAGGGAATCGTTTTACGTGAACCTTCAGTTGTTGCACGTAACACTGAAACGCAAGAAGTGATTGCCGTCGGCTCTGAAGCCCTCGACATGCTTGGCCGGACGCCTGCAAGTATCGCAGCTATTCGTCCAATGCGCGATGGCGTGATTGCTGATTATGACACGACCGTTGCCATGATTTCTTATTACTTGACGAAGGCACTCGGAGGTCGCGTTGGTAAGCCATACGTGACACTTGGAGTACCTGCTCGGATTACGGCAGTTGAACGTCGTGCAGTCATTGATGCTGCCCGTGTCGCTGGTGCGCGTGACGCTTATGTCATCGAAGAGCCATTTGCGGCTGCAATTGGTGCTGGCTTACCAGTGATGGAACCAACAGGTTCAATGGTTGTTGATCTTGGTGGTGGGACCACGGATGTTGCAACAATTTCACTTGGTGGTATTGTTGCGGCTCGTTCAACTCGTTTTGCGGGTGACAAGCTCAACGAAGCAATTTCATCATTTGTCCGCAATAATAACAATTTGGCAATTGGTGAAGCAACTGCAGAACGTTTGAAGATTGAAGTTGGGACTGTTTCTTTGGAAGATGCCAAAATGATGGAACCAACAAAGGCTCGTGGCCGCGACTTGTTGACTGGATTGCCAAAAACCATTGAAGTTTCGGCTTATGACGTGGCCACTGCAATCCAAGATCCAATTAACGAAGTAGTTAATTCAATTCGGGAAACTTTGGAATCAACACAGCCTGAAATTTCTGCCGATGTGATTGACCATGGAATGGTCTTAACCGGTGGTGGGGCACAGTTACGCGGTTTGTCAACCTTGATTGAAGAAGTGACGAAGGTTCCCGTCATTGTGGCGGAAGATCCTTTGGATGCTGTTGTCAAGGGTGTTGGTGAGTCATTGAAGTCTTTGGACGTTTTGCAACGAAACTAA
- a CDS encoding metaphase chromosome protein 1 produces MKQGKSAQIKAFKHQNTKHKFRENKKLAPFDYNEFAGFLRARFFLTKNNAYQPAVFEAASFFLDDLIATMVQQNFSAFTSDERVIVNLNEAMQAALVQSTDRDWRYFVLLTPVLYDIQAFLAKEGQVSPRYGVQTTKFDPNFWKMIMRTVMAVNYFRFQGQDVAKLMNESSAIDDLQFKFLKQNGDADDFDLETIQEVFRGLTVTLPELKNADAKPLTPALTADQVQEEIAFGKRMVATFQKTSTAGVVSDQEMDLLQSLHQGLAERFQADHHQWTASLIATFIKENLFEYWQPVFDSLDGLGGEITRYLQFLASKKAVTNFKKMEAGLAGVDHYLDVAALNKLLGQLTVADVEELVIEK; encoded by the coding sequence GTGAAACAAGGGAAGTCAGCACAAATTAAAGCATTTAAACATCAAAATACAAAGCACAAGTTTCGTGAAAATAAGAAGTTAGCACCATTTGATTACAATGAATTTGCCGGTTTCTTGCGAGCACGGTTCTTTTTGACCAAGAATAACGCCTACCAGCCAGCAGTCTTTGAAGCGGCTTCATTCTTCTTGGATGACTTGATTGCCACCATGGTGCAGCAGAATTTCTCTGCCTTTACTAGTGATGAACGGGTGATTGTCAACTTAAACGAAGCGATGCAAGCCGCATTGGTCCAGTCAACTGATCGAGATTGGCGCTACTTTGTTTTGTTGACGCCAGTTTTGTATGATATCCAAGCCTTTTTGGCCAAGGAAGGGCAGGTTTCACCACGCTATGGTGTGCAAACGACTAAGTTTGATCCAAACTTTTGGAAAATGATTATGCGAACGGTAATGGCAGTTAATTACTTCCGCTTCCAGGGTCAGGATGTTGCCAAGCTGATGAACGAATCATCAGCAATTGACGACCTGCAATTTAAATTCTTAAAGCAAAATGGGGATGCCGATGACTTTGACTTGGAAACGATTCAGGAGGTCTTTCGTGGCTTAACGGTTACCTTACCTGAGTTAAAAAATGCTGATGCAAAACCTTTAACACCTGCTTTAACGGCAGACCAAGTCCAAGAAGAAATCGCTTTTGGAAAGCGGATGGTGGCAACCTTCCAAAAGACATCAACTGCTGGGGTCGTCTCGGACCAGGAAATGGATCTTTTACAGTCCCTGCATCAGGGCTTGGCTGAAAGGTTCCAGGCTGACCATCACCAATGGACGGCCAGCTTGATTGCTACCTTTATCAAAGAGAATCTCTTTGAGTATTGGCAACCTGTTTTCGACTCATTGGATGGCTTAGGAGGCGAAATCACTCGCTACCTGCAGTTCTTGGCTAGCAAGAAGGCTGTGACGAACTTTAAGAAGATGGAAGCTGGCTTGGCCGGCGTTGATCATTACTTGGATGTCGCTGCCTTGAACAAGCTTCTTGGCCAGCTAACGGTTGCTGACGTTGAAGAGCTAGTTATAGAAAAATAG
- a CDS encoding CvpA family protein yields MILSLIFVVVIFLMALSGYREGLVHVLARLAVFALVFYMATVYSKPLADLFSNWVSGQFSRPGVPEEISHQGTQFLSSGLAFMVVMILGSFVSHYLLRPIRFIRRLPILGALDGLLGGILYLGIGVVLSFVVLQVLSVVPNAWLQMQFSQSPILNQFLNTMPILSNQIYQWWL; encoded by the coding sequence ATGATTCTTTCATTGATTTTTGTTGTTGTAATTTTTCTCATGGCCCTGTCCGGTTATCGGGAAGGTTTGGTCCATGTTTTGGCTCGTTTAGCTGTGTTTGCTTTAGTTTTTTACATGGCCACGGTTTACTCTAAGCCACTCGCTGATCTTTTTTCCAACTGGGTTTCGGGACAGTTCTCTCGTCCGGGCGTGCCAGAAGAAATTTCTCACCAAGGAACTCAGTTCTTATCATCGGGTCTGGCCTTTATGGTCGTGATGATCCTGGGCTCCTTTGTTAGCCATTATCTATTACGCCCAATTCGCTTTATCCGCCGGTTGCCAATTTTAGGGGCACTTGATGGTTTGTTGGGTGGTATCTTGTATCTGGGAATCGGAGTGGTTTTAAGCTTTGTGGTTTTGCAAGTCTTGTCGGTTGTCCCCAATGCTTGGCTGCAAATGCAGTTTAGCCAAAGTCCGATTTTAAATCAGTTTTTGAACACCATGCCGATTCTTTCGAATCAGATTTATCAATGGTGGCTTTAA
- the miaA gene encoding tRNA (adenosine(37)-N6)-dimethylallyltransferase MiaA — translation MAIPVIVIAGPTASGKSDLAIRLAKKYHGNIISADSLQVYQELNIGTAKTPVQERGGIPHYLLDVVDQAADFSVADFISLADQAILETVKSGRVPIVVGGTGFYVKALLGFQSLDFAQSDEEEVRADQEKPLEELQIKLRQVADEKLLARVDLQNKERVIRAIQIACHGQVKRPKRPDYTPLILALDWPREVLYDRINQRVQLMMDQGLEREAKGLYDRGGLSLQAGRGIGYAELYPFFEGQQSLLEAVATIQQNSRRYAKRQLTYWRHQIPGLQWIDGQNAWEIADQQVANFLKEYKQ, via the coding sequence ATGGCAATCCCAGTAATTGTAATTGCAGGCCCGACTGCTTCTGGTAAATCAGATTTGGCAATCCGGCTAGCTAAAAAATATCACGGTAATATTATTTCGGCTGATTCTTTGCAGGTATACCAAGAACTCAATATTGGTACAGCCAAAACACCGGTTCAAGAACGTGGGGGGATTCCTCATTATTTGCTTGATGTGGTCGATCAAGCTGCTGATTTTTCAGTGGCTGATTTCATATCATTAGCAGATCAGGCAATTTTAGAAACGGTTAAATCAGGACGAGTCCCAATTGTGGTTGGGGGAACTGGTTTTTATGTCAAAGCACTGCTAGGTTTTCAGTCATTGGACTTTGCTCAATCTGATGAAGAAGAAGTTCGAGCAGATCAGGAAAAGCCTTTAGAGGAACTGCAAATTAAATTGAGGCAAGTGGCTGACGAAAAGTTATTGGCTCGAGTTGATCTACAAAATAAAGAGCGGGTCATTCGCGCAATCCAAATCGCGTGTCACGGTCAAGTTAAGCGCCCCAAACGCCCAGACTATACCCCCCTTATTTTGGCCTTAGATTGGCCAAGAGAGGTCTTATATGACCGTATTAATCAGCGCGTTCAGCTGATGATGGATCAAGGACTTGAAAGAGAAGCCAAAGGGCTCTATGACCGTGGTGGATTGAGTTTGCAGGCCGGCCGTGGTATCGGTTATGCTGAACTTTATCCTTTTTTTGAGGGACAGCAGAGTCTTTTAGAAGCTGTCGCAACTATCCAACAAAATTCTCGGCGCTATGCCAAACGACAATTAACCTATTGGCGTCATCAAATTCCGGGGTTACAATGGATTGATGGTCAAAACGCATGGGAAATTGCTGATCAGCAAGTTGCTAATTTTTTGAAAGAATATAAGCAGTAA
- the rpoZ gene encoding DNA-directed RNA polymerase subunit omega — MLLYPSVDKLLERVDSRYKLIALASKRARELDAGMPATKVKFDSNKSVGQALEEVEAGDVVINPVVQDEGE; from the coding sequence ATGTTATTGTATCCATCAGTAGATAAGCTGTTAGAACGAGTTGATTCACGGTATAAGTTGATTGCCTTGGCTTCAAAGCGCGCCCGTGAATTGGATGCCGGGATGCCAGCAACGAAGGTTAAGTTTGATTCCAATAAATCAGTCGGACAAGCTTTAGAAGAAGTTGAGGCGGGTGATGTTGTGATTAACCCCGTTGTTCAGGACGAAGGGGAATAA
- a CDS encoding adaptor protein MecA, which yields MEMERINDNTIRVMIENEDLQDRGTSVRDLLSDRNKIESFFYNILSEIDTEEDFVDNDKVSFQVLPNQNGLELFISRLDDQDALNDLLANIVGERSDDASEIVNQEAIDDVSFEQKMALMDHDDEKDAIKKSVDGHVDVVELADFDLLLSLSDRLEKFTGDNSAYFNKGHYYLVLDSTKMSLTAAEYNTLSATIVEFGRYTKLNEAVLSEHGKALFENQAVQSLNQLFSVE from the coding sequence ATGGAAATGGAACGAATTAACGATAACACTATTCGGGTCATGATTGAAAATGAGGACCTTCAAGACCGTGGAACTTCCGTTCGCGATTTGCTTAGCGATCGGAATAAAATTGAATCTTTCTTTTATAATATTCTGTCTGAAATCGATACAGAAGAGGATTTTGTTGATAATGATAAAGTTTCTTTTCAAGTCTTGCCTAATCAAAATGGGTTAGAACTATTTATTTCTCGTCTTGATGATCAAGATGCTTTAAATGATTTATTGGCAAACATTGTTGGTGAACGTAGTGATGATGCTTCAGAAATTGTTAATCAAGAAGCCATTGACGATGTTTCTTTTGAACAAAAGATGGCTTTGATGGACCACGATGATGAAAAGGATGCTATTAAAAAGAGTGTTGACGGTCATGTTGATGTTGTTGAACTAGCCGATTTTGATTTGCTTTTGTCGCTTTCAGATCGTTTGGAAAAGTTTACTGGTGATAATAGTGCTTATTTTAACAAAGGTCATTATTATTTAGTATTAGATTCAACAAAGATGTCGTTGACAGCTGCTGAATATAATACTTTGTCGGCAACGATTGTTGAATTTGGCCGTTATACGAAGCTGAATGAAGCTGTTTTGTCGGAGCACGGCAAGGCTTTGTTTGAAAATCAGGCTGTACAATCATTGAACCAACTGTTTTCTGTTGAATAA
- the gmk gene encoding guanylate kinase produces MTQRGLLIVLSGPSGVGKGTVRKAIFEDDGVDFRYSISATTRKPRVGEVDGQDYFFVSRDEFEEKIQAGDMLEYAEYVGNYYGTPRSFIDETLASGKDVFLEIDVQGALQVKTKMPEGVYIFLTPPDIKNLRTRLEGRGTDSPEVIDQRVEAAKDELKKMINYNYAVENDIVELAVDRIKAIITAERLKVNRVFDQIAD; encoded by the coding sequence ATGACACAACGTGGTTTGTTAATCGTCCTTTCAGGCCCATCTGGTGTCGGAAAAGGAACAGTTCGTAAGGCAATCTTTGAAGATGACGGTGTGGATTTCCGTTATTCCATTTCAGCAACAACTCGTAAGCCACGAGTTGGTGAAGTGGACGGCCAGGATTACTTCTTTGTTTCCCGTGATGAATTTGAAGAAAAGATTCAGGCAGGCGACATGTTGGAATATGCCGAATATGTCGGTAATTACTATGGAACGCCACGTTCTTTCATTGATGAAACTTTAGCTTCTGGTAAGGATGTTTTCTTGGAAATCGACGTTCAAGGGGCTTTACAAGTGAAGACGAAAATGCCAGAAGGGGTTTATATTTTTCTGACTCCACCTGATATTAAAAATCTCCGCACTCGTTTAGAGGGGCGGGGGACTGATTCGCCTGAAGTCATCGACCAACGCGTTGAAGCTGCTAAGGACGAATTGAAAAAGATGATTAATTATAATTACGCCGTTGAGAATGATATCGTCGAGTTAGCCGTTGACCGAATTAAGGCAATTATTACTGCTGAACGTTTGAAGGTTAACCGGGTATTTGACCAAATTGCGGACTAA
- a CDS encoding DUF3042 family protein, with amino-acid sequence MKKDFKLGLATGVLGSVLAVLSAGFGYKKLVQEPQEQEQENYEEVSRAAIRKSVAAHQSRF; translated from the coding sequence ATGAAAAAAGATTTTAAACTCGGATTGGCAACAGGCGTACTTGGTTCAGTCCTAGCCGTTCTTTCAGCTGGCTTTGGCTACAAAAAATTAGTCCAAGAACCACAGGAACAAGAACAAGAAAACTATGAAGAGGTTTCCCGTGCTGCAATTCGAAAATCAGTTGCCGCTCACCAATCTCGCTTCTAA
- a CDS encoding rhodanese-like domain-containing protein has translation MNILLVITWVLVIWFVFYVVSTFGTRIMAKQRGTVLKAEDFMAQQAENHGQLVDVRDKEPYKRNHLRGARNMPALTFSQGKSGLRQDMPVYLYGDTLSGASSVARHLRKEGMAKSQIFLMAGGYRQVTEQKKS, from the coding sequence ATGAATATCTTGCTTGTTATCACCTGGGTTTTAGTTATCTGGTTTGTTTTTTACGTGGTTAGTACTTTTGGTACGCGAATCATGGCCAAGCAACGGGGGACTGTTTTAAAGGCAGAAGATTTTATGGCACAGCAGGCAGAAAACCATGGTCAATTGGTTGATGTTCGTGATAAGGAACCCTATAAGCGTAATCACTTAAGGGGAGCTCGAAACATGCCAGCATTAACTTTTTCACAGGGAAAGTCTGGTTTGCGCCAGGATATGCCAGTTTATTTGTACGGTGATACGTTATCTGGGGCGAGCTCTGTTGCCCGTCACCTCCGCAAAGAAGGGATGGCTAAAAGTCAAATTTTCTTGATGGCTGGCGGTTATCGTCAAGTGACGGAGCAAAAAAAGAGCTAA
- a CDS encoding peptidylprolyl isomerase codes for MVDFPQLDLAAQEAQATLQTNYGNIDLIFFAEQAPKAVENFLTHAKEGYYDGVIFHRVIPDFMIQGGDPDGSGRGGESIWGKPFEDEFSDDLFNLRGALSMANAGPKTNGSQFFIVQASHFPKQMEAALKGLPDEIQTAYQENGGTPWLDGKHTVFGQVVAGMDVVDKIAKAKADYADRPIDDIIIEKVVLH; via the coding sequence ATGGTTGATTTTCCGCAGTTAGATTTGGCGGCGCAAGAGGCACAAGCCACTCTGCAAACCAACTATGGTAATATTGACCTGATTTTTTTTGCAGAACAAGCACCCAAGGCGGTTGAAAACTTTTTGACCCATGCCAAGGAAGGTTATTACGATGGCGTTATCTTTCATCGAGTGATTCCTGATTTTATGATTCAGGGGGGAGACCCTGATGGTTCTGGTCGTGGTGGTGAAAGTATTTGGGGTAAGCCCTTTGAGGATGAATTCTCAGATGACTTGTTTAACCTCCGTGGCGCTTTATCAATGGCTAATGCTGGACCAAAGACAAACGGATCACAGTTCTTCATTGTTCAGGCGAGTCATTTTCCTAAGCAAATGGAGGCAGCCCTCAAGGGATTACCTGATGAAATTCAAACTGCCTACCAAGAAAATGGGGGAACCCCATGGTTGGATGGCAAGCATACTGTCTTTGGTCAAGTTGTGGCTGGGATGGATGTTGTCGATAAGATTGCTAAGGCAAAAGCTGACTATGCTGACCGCCCAATCGATGATATTATCATTGAAAAAGTCGTCCTTCACTAA
- a CDS encoding CvfD/Ygs/GSP13 family RNA-binding post-transcriptional regulator: MPYKIGQLVTGTVTGIQPYGGFIKLDEQTQGLVHISEFKSGIVKDLNGELKVGDQVQVIVLDIDQYTGKISLSLRQVGIMPLKDTPIIKNNSVKRHFWTNYHLDYGFEPIALALPGWIEEAKKRIS; encoded by the coding sequence ATGCCTTATAAAATTGGACAGCTAGTGACAGGAACCGTTACTGGTATTCAGCCCTATGGTGGCTTTATCAAATTAGACGAGCAAACTCAAGGTTTGGTTCATATTTCGGAGTTCAAATCAGGGATTGTCAAGGATTTGAACGGGGAATTGAAAGTCGGTGACCAGGTACAGGTGATTGTATTGGATATTGATCAGTATACTGGTAAAATTTCGCTTTCCCTTCGTCAAGTTGGCATCATGCCACTTAAAGACACGCCAATTATCAAGAACAATAGTGTGAAACGGCATTTCTGGACGAACTATCATTTGGACTACGGTTTTGAACCAATTGCTTTAGCCTTGCCAGGTTGGATTGAGGAAGCAAAGAAAAGAATTAGCTGA
- the rnhC gene encoding ribonuclease HIII: MQSVLSLSKATIKKCQDYYAGHLKATAPTGALFQAQTNETTITAYHSGKVLFQGANASQEASRWANQQLDLNKKGEKRVKVRPQHDQPGQNLPAGFQNWSVIGSDEVGAGAYFGPLTTAAVYVPKDQNAWVKSLGIADSKTLTDEKIKNLAPKIIDRLPHHVVNLMPDKYNQLQQSKQNVVAMKALSHNFVLATVLKKISPAKPDGFLIDQFVAPNSYFHYLKKNQQKPIVADQVYFSTKGERYHLAVAAASILARYVELISMAELSQEAGIHLPIGAGKEADRVASQLIKEGKDLSHFAKVHFANTQKAQKLAQE, from the coding sequence ATGCAAAGCGTACTATCCTTGTCAAAGGCAACCATTAAAAAATGTCAGGACTACTATGCTGGTCACCTGAAAGCAACCGCACCGACTGGCGCGCTCTTTCAGGCCCAAACAAATGAAACAACCATCACAGCTTACCATTCCGGTAAAGTCCTCTTCCAGGGTGCAAATGCTAGTCAAGAAGCTAGCCGATGGGCCAATCAGCAATTAGACCTCAATAAAAAGGGGGAAAAAAGAGTCAAGGTGAGACCTCAACACGATCAACCTGGCCAAAATCTTCCTGCTGGTTTTCAAAATTGGAGTGTCATTGGTTCTGATGAAGTTGGCGCCGGAGCCTACTTTGGCCCACTAACAACAGCAGCTGTCTATGTTCCCAAAGATCAAAATGCTTGGGTCAAAAGTCTCGGTATCGCTGATTCTAAGACGCTTACCGACGAAAAGATTAAGAACCTCGCGCCAAAAATTATCGACCGCCTTCCCCATCACGTCGTCAACCTGATGCCGGATAAGTACAACCAATTACAGCAAAGTAAACAAAACGTGGTGGCAATGAAGGCTCTTTCGCACAACTTTGTCTTGGCAACTGTCTTAAAAAAAATCAGTCCTGCAAAACCGGATGGCTTCTTAATCGACCAATTTGTAGCCCCCAACTCTTATTTTCACTATTTGAAAAAGAACCAGCAAAAGCCAATCGTAGCAGATCAAGTCTACTTCAGCACCAAGGGTGAGCGCTACCATCTTGCAGTGGCGGCAGCTTCAATTCTAGCCCGCTACGTCGAACTGATTTCGATGGCCGAGCTGAGCCAAGAAGCCGGTATTCACCTACCAATCGGTGCTGGTAAGGAAGCAGACCGCGTCGCTAGTCAACTCATCAAAGAAGGAAAAGATTTGAGTCACTTTGCCAAGGTTCATTTCGCCAACACCCAAAAGGCTCAAAAATTAGCCCAAGAGTAA
- a CDS encoding endonuclease MutS2 yields MNEKVLQTLEYEKVKDQLYPFIQTEQGRVLVDHLQPSSDFDQVSAWLQETNEAVLIDRLKGGMLLPALVDIKDQVRRLEIQASLNGAEIVSLAQVLTATAAIVHFFEGIQDDDLAGSVDHLAAKAANLVLLPELTAQVDQAIDETGQVLDTASSLLSSLRRRMTGHENAIRQKLQGYTRGKSAQYLSEPIVTKRSDRYVLPVKAEYRHQIPGVVHDQSQSGQTYYIEPQVVVELANEWSELNVLARAEENRILAELSAELALHSEDLVTNALILGQLDFANAKARLAKSQNAQAPALSTDQSVALNHAWHPLIGENKAVKNDISLGIDYQTLIITGPNTGGKTITIKTLGLLQLLAQSGLFITTSRPSTVAVFEQIFADIGDEQSIEQNLSTFSSHMANIKQILQQTNDRSLVIFDELGAGTDPQEGAALAMAILDRTRSLQAKTIATTHYPELKLYGYDRPETENASMVFDVETLKPTYQLLIGVPGQSNALAIAKRLGFDDELLADAQSLVNPEDQNLNKMIQDLVDQRQLAKGERADLAKKTAQVQSEQSLLEEKTLKLEQNQAKVMLDAKKEANHLVAKTKKEADQLIKAIRKERLAGGQKAGLSEQDLQKQKQAISSLHQSDHLEKNKILQKAKKAKVLAPGDDVVVQSYNQQGTLVKKHKKGQWEVQLGILKMLVDEDDLTKTEATAKAQKEKQKQHRQKVSKTAHSGSATGRVQAKLDLRGVRYEAAITDLDRYLDTVVLANLSSVEIIHGKGTGALRKGVTDFLRSDCRVKDFHFASANAGGDGATIVTLR; encoded by the coding sequence ATGAATGAAAAAGTCTTACAGACATTAGAATATGAAAAGGTAAAAGACCAGTTATACCCCTTTATTCAGACAGAACAAGGCCGGGTCTTAGTTGACCACTTGCAACCATCTTCTGATTTTGACCAAGTGTCTGCCTGGTTGCAAGAAACCAATGAGGCTGTCTTGATTGATCGATTGAAAGGTGGCATGTTGTTGCCAGCCTTAGTGGATATTAAAGATCAGGTTCGTCGCTTGGAAATCCAGGCAAGCTTGAATGGGGCAGAGATTGTTAGTTTGGCCCAGGTGCTAACCGCCACTGCCGCGATTGTTCATTTCTTTGAAGGTATTCAGGATGATGATTTAGCTGGTTCAGTTGACCACCTGGCTGCTAAAGCAGCTAACTTGGTACTTTTGCCGGAGTTAACGGCTCAGGTCGACCAGGCCATCGATGAGACCGGCCAAGTATTGGATACTGCCTCCTCTTTGCTTTCAAGTCTGAGACGACGAATGACGGGGCATGAGAATGCTATCCGACAAAAATTACAAGGGTATACCCGGGGAAAATCAGCCCAGTATCTCTCGGAACCGATTGTCACAAAGCGGTCCGACCGCTATGTTTTGCCGGTGAAGGCCGAATACCGGCACCAAATTCCGGGTGTTGTTCATGACCAAAGTCAAAGTGGGCAAACTTATTACATTGAACCGCAAGTGGTTGTTGAATTAGCCAACGAGTGGTCAGAATTAAATGTTTTGGCTCGAGCTGAGGAAAACCGGATTTTAGCTGAACTTTCAGCTGAATTGGCCTTGCATAGTGAAGATCTGGTAACCAATGCATTGATTTTGGGCCAGTTGGATTTTGCCAATGCTAAGGCACGGTTAGCTAAAAGCCAAAATGCGCAGGCACCAGCGTTGTCAACTGACCAATCGGTTGCCTTAAACCACGCTTGGCATCCGCTGATTGGGGAAAACAAGGCTGTTAAAAACGATATCAGTCTTGGCATTGACTACCAGACATTGATTATTACCGGGCCTAACACCGGTGGAAAAACAATTACCATCAAAACGTTGGGACTCTTGCAACTGTTGGCTCAGTCGGGACTCTTTATTACGACTAGTCGGCCATCAACAGTGGCGGTCTTTGAGCAGATTTTTGCTGATATTGGGGATGAACAGTCAATTGAGCAGAACTTATCCACGTTCTCTTCACATATGGCGAACATCAAGCAAATCTTGCAGCAAACAAATGACCGCTCGTTGGTCATCTTTGATGAATTGGGAGCCGGAACAGACCCTCAAGAAGGGGCCGCCTTGGCCATGGCTATTTTGGATCGAACCCGGTCTTTGCAGGCCAAAACCATCGCCACGACCCACTATCCAGAATTGAAGCTTTACGGTTATGACCGCCCAGAAACGGAAAACGCCTCAATGGTCTTTGACGTCGAGACGCTCAAGCCAACTTACCAGCTCTTAATTGGTGTACCAGGCCAATCGAATGCCTTAGCGATTGCCAAGCGCTTAGGCTTTGACGATGAGTTGTTAGCAGATGCCCAGTCATTGGTTAATCCAGAGGACCAAAATCTGAATAAGATGATTCAGGACTTGGTTGATCAGCGCCAATTGGCCAAGGGTGAGCGAGCTGATTTGGCAAAAAAGACTGCTCAAGTTCAAAGTGAACAATCGCTCCTAGAAGAAAAGACATTAAAGTTGGAGCAAAATCAGGCCAAGGTCATGCTGGATGCCAAAAAGGAAGCCAACCACCTGGTTGCGAAAACCAAAAAAGAGGCTGACCAGTTAATTAAGGCTATTCGTAAAGAGCGCTTGGCCGGTGGCCAAAAAGCTGGTTTGTCCGAGCAGGATCTGCAAAAGCAAAAACAGGCAATTTCTTCCTTGCATCAAAGTGACCATTTGGAGAAAAATAAAATTCTCCAGAAGGCCAAAAAAGCTAAGGTGCTTGCTCCCGGGGATGATGTGGTGGTTCAATCTTATAACCAGCAGGGAACCTTGGTGAAAAAGCATAAGAAGGGTCAGTGGGAAGTTCAATTAGGCATCTTAAAGATGTTAGTTGATGAGGATGACCTCACGAAGACTGAAGCAACTGCCAAAGCTCAAAAAGAAAAGCAAAAGCAGCACCGACAAAAGGTTTCCAAGACGGCTCACAGTGGCTCAGCAACGGGCCGTGTTCAGGCGAAGCTTGACCTCCGTGGCGTGCGCTATGAGGCGGCTATTACTGATTTGGACCGATATCTGGATACGGTGGTTTTGGCCAATCTTTCCTCAGTGGAGATTATTCACGGGAAGGGGACCGGGGCATTGCGGAAGGGAGTCACTGATTTTCTCCGGTCCGACTGCCGGGTTAAGGACTTTCATTTTGCCTCCGCCAATGCCGGCGGAGATGGTGCTACAATTGTGACCTTACGCTAA